A region of Vigna radiata var. radiata cultivar VC1973A chromosome 10, Vradiata_ver6, whole genome shotgun sequence DNA encodes the following proteins:
- the LOC106775176 gene encoding uncharacterized protein LOC106775176 isoform X5, which translates to MKGLEFLSEAHWPLHPWKGYVHLVSWLATITLGLEYCNLMCYKDPVLKDQQWSAYIDRSPGAASYSALDRFGRPTFFKKFSVVCASFVHISSVTENSVPLILSVHVPVYKMISLWNVFMLVYLVAVTSLT; encoded by the exons ATGAAGGGTCTGGAGTTCCTCTCAGAAGCTCATTGGCCTCTCCACCCCTGGAAGGGTTATGTCCACTTGGTCAGTTGGTTGGCCACCATAACTTTAG GTTTGGAATATTGCAATCTAATGTGTTACAAGGATCCTGTACTAAAGGACCAACAGTGGAGTGCTTATATTGATCGTTCCCCTGGTGCTGCTAGTTATTCAGCg CTAGACAGATTTGGGAGgccaacatttttcaaaaaattctcCGTAGTCTGTGCATCATTTGTCCACATCTCATCCGTCACAGAAAACTCAGTACCCTTGATTCTATCTGTGCATGTTCCCGTATATAAAATGATATCTCTCTG GAATGTTTTCATGCTTGTGTATCTGGTTGCGGTTACAAG TTTGAcgtga
- the LOC106775176 gene encoding uncharacterized protein LOC106775176 isoform X3, producing the protein MDVIGLRRELKRRGRKMMPEQWVSPCGNQCTNKYSALTQIPWRVFCKKGCSSEEETWEECLEYCNLMCYKDPVLKDQQWSAYIDRSPGAASYSAECFHACVSGCGYKFDVKKEKVDEVTPNGRPMPAPVEKPRPQPEEPIDMSEDILGTSA; encoded by the exons ATG GATGTCATTGGTTTGAGAAGAGAAttgaagagaagaggaagaaagatgATGCCGGAACAGTGGGTGTCTCCATGCGGAAATCAATGCACCAACAAATACTCTGCACTCACCCAAATTCCAT GGCGAGTTTTCTGCAAGAAGGGGTGCAGTTCAGAGGAAGAGACATGGGAGGAAT GTTTGGAATATTGCAATCTAATGTGTTACAAGGATCCTGTACTAAAGGACCAACAGTGGAGTGCTTATATTGATCGTTCCCCTGGTGCTGCTAGTTATTCAGCg GAATGTTTTCATGCTTGTGTATCTGGTTGCGGTTACAAG TTTGAcgtgaaaaaagagaaagttgatgAAGTTACTCCTAACGGGCGTCCAATGCCTGCCCCGGTTGAGAAGCCGAGGCCACAACCCGAAGAACCAATTGACATGTCTGAGGACATCCTTGGTACTTCTGCATAG
- the LOC106775176 gene encoding uncharacterized protein LOC106775176 isoform X4: MMPEQWVSPCGNQCTNKYSALTQIPWRVFCKKGCSSEEETWEECLEYCNLMCYKDPVLKDQQWSAYIDRSPGAASYSALDRFGRPTFFKKFSVVCASFVHISSVTENSVPLILSVHVPVYKMISLWNVFMLVYLVAVTSLT; this comes from the exons atgATGCCGGAACAGTGGGTGTCTCCATGCGGAAATCAATGCACCAACAAATACTCTGCACTCACCCAAATTCCAT GGCGAGTTTTCTGCAAGAAGGGGTGCAGTTCAGAGGAAGAGACATGGGAGGAAT GTTTGGAATATTGCAATCTAATGTGTTACAAGGATCCTGTACTAAAGGACCAACAGTGGAGTGCTTATATTGATCGTTCCCCTGGTGCTGCTAGTTATTCAGCg CTAGACAGATTTGGGAGgccaacatttttcaaaaaattctcCGTAGTCTGTGCATCATTTGTCCACATCTCATCCGTCACAGAAAACTCAGTACCCTTGATTCTATCTGTGCATGTTCCCGTATATAAAATGATATCTCTCTG GAATGTTTTCATGCTTGTGTATCTGGTTGCGGTTACAAG TTTGAcgtga
- the LOC106775176 gene encoding uncharacterized protein LOC106775176 isoform X2, translating to MDVIGLRRELKRRGRKMMPEQWVSPCGNQCTNKYSALTQIPWRVFCKKGCSSEEETWEECLEYCNLMCYKDPVLKDQQWSAYIDRSPGAASYSALDRFGRPTFFKKFSVVCASFVHISSVTENSVPLILSVHVPVYKMISLWNVFMLVYLVAVTSLT from the exons ATG GATGTCATTGGTTTGAGAAGAGAAttgaagagaagaggaagaaagatgATGCCGGAACAGTGGGTGTCTCCATGCGGAAATCAATGCACCAACAAATACTCTGCACTCACCCAAATTCCAT GGCGAGTTTTCTGCAAGAAGGGGTGCAGTTCAGAGGAAGAGACATGGGAGGAAT GTTTGGAATATTGCAATCTAATGTGTTACAAGGATCCTGTACTAAAGGACCAACAGTGGAGTGCTTATATTGATCGTTCCCCTGGTGCTGCTAGTTATTCAGCg CTAGACAGATTTGGGAGgccaacatttttcaaaaaattctcCGTAGTCTGTGCATCATTTGTCCACATCTCATCCGTCACAGAAAACTCAGTACCCTTGATTCTATCTGTGCATGTTCCCGTATATAAAATGATATCTCTCTG GAATGTTTTCATGCTTGTGTATCTGGTTGCGGTTACAAG TTTGAcgtga
- the LOC106775176 gene encoding uncharacterized protein LOC106775176 isoform X6 translates to MKGLEFLSEAHWPLHPWKGYVHLVSWLATITLGLEYCNLMCYKDPVLKDQQWSAYIDRSPGAASYSAECFHACVSGCGYKFDVKKEKVDEVTPNGRPMPAPVEKPRPQPEEPIDMSEDILGTSA, encoded by the exons ATGAAGGGTCTGGAGTTCCTCTCAGAAGCTCATTGGCCTCTCCACCCCTGGAAGGGTTATGTCCACTTGGTCAGTTGGTTGGCCACCATAACTTTAG GTTTGGAATATTGCAATCTAATGTGTTACAAGGATCCTGTACTAAAGGACCAACAGTGGAGTGCTTATATTGATCGTTCCCCTGGTGCTGCTAGTTATTCAGCg GAATGTTTTCATGCTTGTGTATCTGGTTGCGGTTACAAG TTTGAcgtgaaaaaagagaaagttgatgAAGTTACTCCTAACGGGCGTCCAATGCCTGCCCCGGTTGAGAAGCCGAGGCCACAACCCGAAGAACCAATTGACATGTCTGAGGACATCCTTGGTACTTCTGCATAG
- the LOC106775176 gene encoding uncharacterized protein LOC106775176 isoform X1, producing the protein MNHPNRELHRQRDNPCCHRAKLQGHNLLQPTENHNKIQKNLKSKKPRIASRLASTGHHECLLTQLGSSSSCYHEPHNSRNHPPLKQRCHWFEKRIEEKRKKDDAGTVGVSMRKSMHQQILCTHPNSMASFLQEGVQFRGRDMGGMNVFMLVYLVAVTSLT; encoded by the exons ATGAATCATCCAAATCGAGAGCTTCATCGTCAGCGTGACAATCCTTGTTGTCATCGTGCAAAGCTCCAAGGCCATAATCTTCTCCAACCTACAGAGAACCAcaacaaaatccaaaaaaatctcaaatcaaAGAAACCTAGAATTGCGTCGCGGCTTGCCTCCACTGGCCACCATGAGTGCCTTCTTACACAACtaggttcttcttcttcatgctaCCATGAGCCGCACAATTCGCGAAATCATCCTCCATTGAAGCAAA GATGTCATTGGTTTGAGAAGAGAAttgaagagaagaggaagaaagatgATGCCGGAACAGTGGGTGTCTCCATGCGGAAATCAATGCACCAACAAATACTCTGCACTCACCCAAATTCCAT GGCGAGTTTTCTGCAAGAAGGGGTGCAGTTCAGAGGAAGAGACATGGGAGGAAT GAATGTTTTCATGCTTGTGTATCTGGTTGCGGTTACAAG TTTGAcgtga